A DNA window from Dendrosporobacter quercicolus contains the following coding sequences:
- the opp1C gene encoding nickel/cobalt ABC transporter permease, protein MVFWQRLKQDKLAMLCLGIVGGVFLLGVLAPVIAPHDPLAPNLAVKYAGVSPDYPFGADQLGRCVLSRLLYGIRTTVGLSLVTMAATLLIGTLLGLTAGFFRGRIDEGIMRLCDVLLSFPSEVMILAIVGMLGPGLTNVVIANIAAKWAWYTRMIRSLVIQYTDRNYLRFAKVAGCSTGHIMRKHLLPGVLSDIVVLATLDTGWVILSISALSFLGLGVQAPMPEWGMMLNEAKNVMITHPQQMLAPGLAILLVVSAFSFLGDSIRDALDPKYNRHKAVNK, encoded by the coding sequence ATGGTTTTTTGGCAACGGCTGAAACAGGATAAACTGGCAATGCTCTGCCTGGGCATTGTGGGCGGCGTTTTTTTGCTTGGCGTGCTTGCGCCGGTCATTGCGCCGCATGATCCCCTTGCTCCCAATCTTGCGGTTAAATATGCCGGCGTCAGCCCGGACTATCCGTTTGGTGCGGATCAATTAGGGCGCTGCGTGCTTTCCCGGCTATTGTATGGAATCCGTACTACGGTTGGATTATCTCTGGTGACCATGGCTGCCACCCTGTTGATCGGAACTTTGCTGGGACTGACCGCCGGGTTTTTCCGCGGACGGATTGATGAAGGCATTATGCGGCTATGTGATGTTTTACTGTCTTTTCCCAGCGAGGTAATGATTCTGGCGATTGTGGGCATGCTGGGACCGGGCCTGACCAATGTGGTCATTGCCAATATTGCCGCAAAATGGGCCTGGTATACCCGGATGATCCGTTCGCTGGTTATTCAGTATACGGATAGAAATTACCTCCGTTTTGCCAAAGTTGCAGGCTGCAGTACGGGCCATATCATGCGCAAGCACTTACTGCCCGGCGTGCTTAGTGATATTGTTGTTCTGGCCACACTGGATACCGGCTGGGTAATTCTAAGTATTTCGGCGCTGTCCTTTTTGGGGCTGGGTGTACAGGCGCCCATGCCGGAGTGGGGAATGATGCTCAATGAAGCTAAAAATGTCATGATCACCCATCCGCAGCAAATGCTGGCTCCCGGTCTGGCTATTCTATTGGTGGTTTCGGCGTTTAGTTTTCTTGGCGACAGTATTCGCGATGCCCTGGACCCTAAATATAACCGGCATAAGGCGGTGAACAAATGA
- a CDS encoding ABC transporter permease encodes MNSNSKWLPKIWISFRNKQWLLKKLGEGLLLFWIISLVSFAIVQVAPGDATLSLLRIDTIAITVEQVEALRQEMGMNDPLYQKYVRYMANLFQGDLGESVMTGRTVAAELIQAFPATFLLAATSLLLTVLLVAVFGSLSALYTGSWIDKFSTAFCLMGASIPTFWLGLLLIDLFSVRLGLLPAVGMANGGLVLPSLALAIAIAPPFIKIFRNSLIDCARQDYIRAARSRGISERLIFSRHILKGSLIPVVTILGVSLGSLLGGSVVVEVIFGLPGVGKLAIEAVTRRDYAIIQGFVLSIGLLIFFINLMVDLSYRYLNPAISLKEAERR; translated from the coding sequence CATTTCCCTGGTCAGTTTTGCGATTGTTCAGGTGGCTCCGGGGGATGCGACATTGTCGCTCCTCCGGATTGACACCATTGCCATAACGGTCGAACAGGTCGAGGCTTTGCGGCAGGAAATGGGGATGAATGACCCCCTTTATCAGAAATATGTCCGTTATATGGCTAACCTGTTCCAGGGTGATCTGGGCGAGTCGGTAATGACCGGGCGAACGGTTGCGGCTGAATTGATCCAGGCCTTTCCGGCGACCTTTCTGCTTGCCGCTACTTCGCTGCTGCTGACCGTGTTGTTGGTGGCGGTGTTTGGGTCGCTGTCCGCGCTTTACACCGGAAGCTGGATTGATAAGTTCAGTACGGCTTTTTGTCTTATGGGCGCTTCCATTCCTACTTTTTGGCTGGGCTTGCTGCTGATTGATTTGTTTTCGGTCCGGCTGGGCCTGCTGCCGGCGGTGGGTATGGCTAACGGCGGGCTTGTTCTGCCGTCTCTGGCCTTAGCCATTGCCATTGCCCCGCCGTTCATTAAAATTTTCCGCAATAGCTTAATAGATTGCGCCAGACAGGATTATATCCGGGCGGCGCGGTCCAGAGGGATTTCTGAACGGCTGATTTTCAGCCGGCATATTCTTAAAGGCAGTCTTATTCCGGTCGTCACCATTCTGGGCGTAAGCCTGGGTAGCCTGCTGGGCGGTTCGGTGGTGGTGGAAGTTATTTTTGGTCTGCCCGGCGTCGGCAAGCTGGCAATTGAGGCGGTGACCCGGCGGGATTATGCCATAATTCAGGGCTTCGTCCTATCTATTGGCCTATTGATTTTTTTCATTAATTTAATGGTGGATTTGTCTTACCGTTATTTAAACCCGGCAATATCCCTGAAGGAGGCTGAACGCCGATGA
- a CDS encoding MATE family efflux transporter, which translates to MPEAGAGTTWREKVRVVLALAVPTVIENFLLTVVGFVDTLFVAKIGLHEVAAVGVTNAIVAIYIAVFMAMGIGASSLIARCIGAGDIVRASAIARQSTWLAIFLGLFAGVVTLLFAEPLLRYMGTEPDVMAAGVTYFQIVAIPSVLISLMTIFGNILRSASDTTSPMKVGVWVNLLHIALAYLLIFGSGEWEGWGIAGAAWATTISRLAGVAALYAYIQKSKVAFSLAQGWAGQFTRPLLQISGPAVAERLIMRLGQLFYAGLIVRLGTDAYSSFIFGGNISQFSFMPGYGLAVAATTIVGNHVGADRKQDAYRYGIVIMGLAAVFMGVIGVIYFIFAAMAGAWFTNDQNVIDMVTIGLRIDAFAQPFIAVSLVIAGALQGAGDTKSPMYSTISGIWLIRVIGIYVLCFIFELGIAGAWLVNLIDYVIRSGFLFYRFKKLLHS; encoded by the coding sequence ATGCCTGAAGCGGGTGCCGGAACTACATGGAGAGAGAAAGTCAGAGTGGTATTGGCGCTGGCTGTTCCAACCGTAATTGAAAACTTTCTGCTGACGGTCGTCGGCTTTGTTGATACGCTCTTTGTCGCGAAAATCGGCTTGCACGAAGTTGCCGCCGTTGGCGTAACAAACGCTATTGTAGCTATTTATATTGCAGTATTTATGGCGATGGGAATCGGGGCGTCTTCGCTCATTGCCCGCTGTATCGGGGCGGGGGATATTGTCAGGGCCAGCGCTATTGCCAGGCAGTCAACCTGGCTGGCGATTTTTTTAGGCTTGTTCGCCGGCGTGGTCACCTTATTGTTTGCTGAACCGTTGCTGCGCTATATGGGGACCGAGCCTGATGTGATGGCCGCGGGGGTAACGTATTTTCAGATTGTCGCAATACCATCGGTGCTTATTTCCCTGATGACGATATTTGGCAATATTCTGCGCAGCGCCAGTGATACGACATCCCCAATGAAGGTTGGCGTGTGGGTTAATTTGCTGCATATTGCGCTGGCCTATCTGCTGATCTTTGGAAGCGGGGAATGGGAGGGCTGGGGAATTGCCGGCGCTGCCTGGGCCACAACGATTTCACGGCTGGCTGGTGTTGCGGCGCTTTATGCTTATATTCAAAAATCCAAGGTGGCTTTTTCCTTAGCTCAGGGCTGGGCTGGTCAATTTACCCGGCCGTTGCTGCAGATATCCGGCCCGGCAGTTGCCGAACGTTTGATTATGCGGTTAGGGCAGCTGTTTTATGCCGGACTCATTGTCCGGCTGGGAACAGATGCCTACTCCTCCTTTATTTTTGGCGGAAATATTTCTCAGTTCTCATTTATGCCGGGATACGGTCTGGCGGTTGCGGCGACAACGATTGTCGGCAACCATGTTGGCGCTGACCGCAAGCAGGATGCCTACCGCTATGGCATTGTCATCATGGGGCTTGCCGCTGTCTTTATGGGAGTGATCGGGGTTATTTATTTTATTTTTGCGGCCATGGCCGGCGCCTGGTTTACCAACGATCAAAATGTCATTGACATGGTGACCATCGGACTGAGAATTGACGCCTTTGCCCAGCCGTTTATTGCAGTCAGCCTGGTAATCGCCGGCGCGCTGCAGGGCGCCGGCGATACCAAGAGTCCGATGTACAGTACGATTTCCGGTATTTGGCTAATTCGCGTTATTGGCATATATGTGCTTTGCTTTATCTTTGAGCTGGGGATTGCCGGCGCCTGGCTGGTAAATCTGATTGATTATGTCATCCGGTCGGGGTTTTTGTTTTATCGATTCAAAAAGTTGCTGCATTCTTAG
- the nikC gene encoding nickel transporter permease yields MMRNISWGVWFTALLLLVILFGPWLAPHDPNLVDLSKRLQPPGAEHWFGTDQLGRDMLSRILTGGQTTVGISMAALGLAILVGVPVGLLAGYWGGRVDWALMRLVDAFMAFPEYIVAIVISGLLGAGFLNLMFAILVVKWVGYARLVRSVVLQEKSKDYLLVAKISGAGAVTTLRRHLIPHVLGPVLALATLDIGKVILLVAALSYIGLGVQPPHPEWGSMLNEGRAYFTRDAYLMIVPGLSIFVVVFVMNLLGNRLVAKFGSDRQGEADNGITECS; encoded by the coding sequence ATGATGCGCAATATTTCCTGGGGCGTCTGGTTTACGGCCCTTCTTCTCCTGGTGATTTTATTCGGGCCCTGGCTGGCGCCGCATGATCCAAATCTGGTCGATCTTTCCAAGCGCTTGCAGCCGCCCGGCGCAGAGCACTGGTTTGGCACCGACCAGCTGGGCCGGGATATGCTGTCGCGGATTTTGACCGGAGGGCAGACCACAGTGGGAATCAGTATGGCTGCGCTGGGACTGGCCATTCTGGTCGGCGTCCCGGTCGGCCTGCTGGCCGGCTACTGGGGAGGCCGGGTAGACTGGGCGCTGATGCGTCTGGTCGATGCTTTTATGGCTTTTCCCGAATATATTGTCGCCATTGTTATCAGCGGGTTGTTAGGCGCCGGTTTTTTAAATTTAATGTTTGCGATTTTGGTGGTTAAATGGGTGGGCTATGCCAGGCTGGTGCGCAGTGTGGTATTGCAGGAGAAGTCCAAGGATTACCTGCTGGTTGCAAAAATCAGCGGCGCCGGCGCCGTTACCACGCTCCGCCGCCATCTGATTCCGCATGTGCTGGGGCCGGTACTGGCTTTGGCCACGCTGGACATCGGCAAAGTCATTTTGCTTGTGGCCGCTTTATCTTATATTGGCCTTGGCGTTCAGCCGCCTCATCCTGAATGGGGATCCATGCTAAATGAAGGGCGGGCTTATTTTACCAGAGACGCCTATCTGATGATTGTGCCCGGCTTGTCCATATTTGTGGTGGTGTTTGTCATGAACCTGCTAGGCAACCGGTTGGTGGCCAAATTTGGCTCAGACCGTCAAGGGGAGGCTGACAATGGAATTACTGAATGTTCGTGA
- a CDS encoding ABC transporter ATP-binding protein, producing MPLQQTVEASPEVLRVKDVWKTYHGGHQAVRGISLTIRRGECLGLVGESGSGKSTLARCLLTLERMDRGEIWLNGRPLHNLKPAELRQARREMQVVFQNPAASFNSKLTILDSLLEPIRAQRKGCPGFLGNPGANERAIAGALLAKVHLPASYLNRYPSELSGGQKQRAAIARAISVEPSLIVLDEPTASLDVSIQARVLNLLKDLQEELGLSYLFISHDLSAVNFMSHRLMVMQYGQMVDHCEGKDLFAVERHSYTKQLLKLFTAN from the coding sequence GTGCCGCTACAGCAAACAGTTGAAGCAAGCCCGGAAGTGCTGCGGGTAAAGGATGTTTGGAAAACCTATCACGGCGGACACCAGGCGGTTAGGGGAATTTCGCTGACCATCAGGCGGGGCGAATGCTTAGGTCTGGTGGGTGAAAGCGGGAGCGGCAAAAGTACGTTGGCCCGCTGCCTGCTGACCCTGGAACGGATGGACCGGGGTGAAATCTGGCTGAACGGGCGTCCCCTGCATAACCTGAAGCCAGCCGAACTGCGCCAGGCGCGCCGGGAGATGCAGGTGGTGTTTCAAAATCCCGCCGCCTCCTTTAACAGCAAGCTGACGATTCTGGATTCCTTGCTGGAACCAATCCGCGCCCAGCGGAAGGGCTGCCCGGGCTTTTTAGGCAACCCGGGCGCAAATGAGCGGGCAATAGCCGGAGCTTTGCTGGCGAAGGTTCATTTGCCGGCAAGCTATTTGAACCGCTATCCGTCCGAACTCAGCGGCGGCCAAAAGCAGCGGGCGGCCATTGCCAGAGCCATCAGCGTCGAGCCGTCCCTGATTGTGCTGGATGAGCCGACGGCCAGTCTGGATGTCTCTATTCAGGCGCGGGTGCTTAACCTGCTGAAAGATCTGCAGGAAGAGTTGGGCTTGTCCTATCTGTTCATATCCCATGATCTTAGCGCTGTCAACTTTATGAGTCATAGGCTGATGGTGATGCAATATGGACAAATGGTTGACCATTGTGAAGGAAAAGATCTTTTTGCCGTCGAACGTCATTCTTATACCAAACAGTTGCTGAAACTTTTTACGGCAAACTAG
- a CDS encoding ATP-binding cassette domain-containing protein, producing MELLNVRELKIFCPDNRSLVHGISFSIQAGEWFALIGESGSGKSISAFSLADLLPNGLRREVRQITLSGQALTGLSKDELRNIRGTDIAYVFQDYQSAFTPYFTLGKQMDEVMQAHTGWSAAERRSRALRALAEVGLEGPEAYERYPFQLSGGQLQRAALALAMLMEPKLLIADEPTTALDAMSAATVLDLIARLKKDKGCAVLFITHDLRCVRRYADRVAIMQNGLIIESGEKKEVLDKPRETYTRNLLASVPPIHNVPRRLPVLGDELPEGEIFCAATANS from the coding sequence ATGGAATTACTGAATGTTCGTGAATTGAAAATATTTTGCCCGGATAACCGTTCGCTGGTTCATGGCATTAGCTTTTCCATCCAGGCCGGCGAGTGGTTTGCCCTGATTGGTGAAAGCGGCAGCGGCAAAAGTATCAGTGCTTTTTCCCTGGCCGATTTGCTGCCTAACGGGCTGCGGCGGGAAGTACGGCAAATCACGCTGTCGGGGCAGGCGCTGACCGGACTGTCGAAGGACGAACTGCGAAATATCCGCGGTACTGATATTGCCTATGTGTTTCAGGACTACCAAAGCGCTTTTACCCCCTATTTTACTTTAGGCAAGCAAATGGACGAGGTCATGCAGGCGCACACCGGCTGGAGCGCTGCTGAACGGCGGAGCAGAGCGCTGCGGGCGCTGGCCGAGGTCGGGCTGGAAGGACCGGAGGCTTACGAGCGCTATCCATTTCAATTGAGCGGCGGACAGCTTCAACGGGCAGCGCTTGCTTTGGCCATGCTGATGGAACCAAAACTGCTGATTGCCGACGAACCCACTACTGCTCTTGATGCCATGAGCGCCGCTACCGTGCTGGATCTGATTGCCAGGCTGAAAAAGGACAAAGGCTGTGCCGTGCTGTTCATTACTCATGATCTGCGTTGTGTGCGCCGTTATGCGGACCGGGTGGCCATTATGCAAAACGGTTTAATTATAGAAAGCGGCGAGAAAAAAGAAGTTCTGGACAAGCCGCGGGAAACCTATACCCGCAATTTGCTGGCGTCGGTGCCGCCAATCCACAATGTTCCGCGCCGCCTGCCTGTATTAGGCGATGAATTGCCGGAGGGAGAGATATTTTGTGCCGCTACAGCAAACAGTTGA
- the nikA gene encoding nickel ABC transporter substrate-binding protein has translation MHLNKIMVLLLVGLLAVAVTGCGSKDTGGKQGKTGLVYASTKDIRNINPHLYGGELAAQNMVFEPLVINTAEGVKPWLAEKWAVSADGKEYTFYLRKDVKFTDGEPFNAEAVKLNFDTVLANGKRHAWLEMVKQIDYGEVIDEFTYKLVLKQPYYPLLEELGLTRPFRFISPKSFMNGTTKDGVNGYVGTGPWILSEHKENQYAVFTANKEYWGAKPKLDTVRWQVMPDHQTILLALQKGEIDLLFGSDGDMIDLDSFNALQKEGKYQAVLSQPIGSRAILLNASRPVTKDLKVREAFQYAIDKKQIAEGILNGTETIADTLLSPTVPYAGVPLPARSFDREKAKRLMDAAGWITGPDGYRYQGGKLCEVTISFNSNNAQERTISEFIQSNLKEIGVKLHILGEEKQAFLDRQKTGEFDLQYSQSWGLPYDPHTYVSSWRLPAHGDYQAQKGIARKAWLDDTVGTILSEQDRDKRQKLYDEILTYVHQESVYLPLTYSRIKAVHVAALKGVTFNPSQYEIAFEKMYFE, from the coding sequence TTGCATTTGAACAAAATTATGGTTTTATTATTGGTTGGGCTGCTGGCGGTCGCCGTCACGGGCTGCGGCAGTAAAGACACCGGCGGCAAACAGGGGAAAACCGGGCTGGTTTATGCAAGCACCAAGGATATTCGCAATATTAATCCCCATTTGTACGGCGGTGAACTGGCCGCCCAGAATATGGTGTTTGAGCCCTTGGTGATCAACACCGCCGAAGGCGTTAAACCGTGGCTGGCCGAAAAATGGGCTGTGTCGGCTGACGGGAAGGAATATACTTTCTATCTAAGAAAGGATGTTAAATTTACGGACGGCGAACCCTTTAACGCTGAGGCGGTCAAGCTGAATTTTGATACTGTTCTGGCAAACGGCAAACGGCATGCGTGGCTGGAGATGGTGAAGCAAATTGATTACGGTGAAGTTATTGACGAATTTACTTATAAGCTGGTGCTGAAGCAGCCCTATTATCCGCTGCTGGAGGAACTGGGCCTGACCCGTCCTTTCCGGTTTATTTCGCCTAAATCCTTTATGAACGGCACGACCAAGGATGGCGTAAATGGCTATGTCGGTACAGGACCGTGGATATTGAGCGAGCATAAGGAGAATCAATATGCTGTATTTACCGCCAATAAGGAGTATTGGGGAGCTAAGCCCAAACTGGATACGGTACGCTGGCAGGTAATGCCTGATCATCAAACGATCCTGCTGGCGCTGCAAAAGGGCGAAATCGACCTGCTGTTTGGCTCTGATGGTGATATGATTGATCTTGATTCGTTTAATGCGTTGCAGAAAGAAGGCAAATATCAGGCGGTGTTAAGTCAGCCCATTGGCTCCAGAGCCATTTTGCTGAATGCTTCCCGGCCGGTAACCAAGGATCTTAAGGTGCGTGAGGCGTTTCAATATGCGATTGATAAGAAACAGATCGCGGAAGGCATTTTAAATGGTACTGAGACAATTGCGGATACCTTGCTGTCGCCAACGGTGCCTTATGCCGGCGTGCCTTTACCCGCCCGTTCTTTTGACAGGGAAAAGGCAAAGCGGCTGATGGATGCCGCCGGCTGGATTACAGGGCCGGATGGATACCGTTATCAAGGCGGGAAACTGTGCGAAGTGACAATTTCTTTTAACTCCAACAATGCCCAGGAACGCACAATCAGTGAATTTATTCAGAGCAATTTAAAGGAAATCGGAGTTAAACTGCATATTTTGGGTGAGGAAAAGCAGGCCTTTCTTGACCGGCAAAAAACCGGCGAATTTGATTTGCAGTATTCCCAGTCCTGGGGGCTGCCTTATGATCCCCATACCTATGTATCCTCCTGGCGATTACCGGCCCACGGCGATTACCAGGCCCAAAAAGGTATTGCCCGCAAAGCCTGGCTGGATGATACGGTCGGGACAATCCTCAGTGAACAGGACAGGGATAAACGGCAGAAGCTGTATGATGAGATATTGACTTATGTTCACCAGGAGTCCGTGTATCTGCCGCTCACTTATTCGCGGATTAAAGCCGTGCATGTTGCGGCCTTGAAAGGCGTTACCTTTAATCCTTCACAATATGAAATAGCATTTGAAAAAATGTATTTTGAGTAA
- the opp1B gene encoding nickel/cobalt ABC transporter permease, translating into MMRTYLLRRVLTIIPILIGISFLAFILINFSPSDPAEVALRVNEITPTPEAIAGMRAELGLDRPFFIRYADWLTASLQGDFGRSFVNKKPVLEEISRALPATLLLSAAALTITVVLSVTAGVLCAIYEGSLGDRLIRAFVFWGTAMPSFWAGLLFIWLFAVKLDLFPTSGMNGPVSIVLPAVTMALTYISVYIRLIRNNMIQNKQENYVLYARARGLSKQLINQHILKNSLQSSLTAFGMSIPKFIAGTVIIENIFAWPGIGRLCVTAIFNRDYPVIQAYILLMAVLFVVCNLLVDIVSAWIDPRLRQEG; encoded by the coding sequence ATGATGAGAACTTATCTGCTGCGGCGGGTGCTTACGATTATTCCGATACTCATCGGGATATCCTTTTTGGCCTTTATTTTAATTAATTTTAGCCCCAGTGATCCGGCTGAAGTGGCGCTGCGGGTAAATGAAATTACCCCGACGCCGGAGGCGATTGCCGGAATGCGGGCAGAGCTGGGGCTGGACAGGCCCTTCTTTATCCGCTATGCAGACTGGCTGACAGCTTCGCTGCAGGGTGATTTTGGCAGGAGCTTTGTCAATAAGAAGCCGGTCCTTGAGGAAATAAGCCGGGCGCTGCCGGCTACACTGCTTCTTTCGGCTGCAGCTTTGACCATTACCGTTGTCCTTAGTGTGACTGCCGGGGTTTTATGTGCAATCTATGAAGGCAGCCTTGGCGACAGGCTGATCAGGGCGTTTGTTTTTTGGGGAACAGCGATGCCCAGTTTCTGGGCAGGACTGCTGTTTATCTGGCTGTTTGCCGTAAAACTGGATCTTTTTCCTACCAGCGGCATGAATGGCCCTGTTTCCATCGTGCTGCCTGCCGTTACTATGGCGCTTACCTACATTTCCGTTTATATTCGTCTGATCCGCAATAATATGATCCAGAATAAGCAGGAAAATTATGTGCTGTATGCCCGGGCCCGCGGCTTAAGCAAACAGCTAATTAACCAACATATATTAAAAAATTCCCTGCAGTCGTCGCTTACCGCCTTTGGTATGTCTATTCCCAAGTTCATTGCAGGGACTGTTATCATCGAGAATATTTTTGCCTGGCCGGGTATTGGGCGGCTATGCGTCACCGCTATTTTTAACCGCGATTATCCTGTTATTCAGGCTTATATATTACTCATGGCGGTACTGTTTGTTGTTTGCAATTTACTTGTGGATATCGTTAGCGCGTGGATTGATCCGCGCCTTAGGCAGGAGGGATAA
- a CDS encoding GNAT family N-acetyltransferase produces the protein MDKRDLVIRPIRAEDIGAVQDFLFTQLQELFAQDGQAAITDDVWGLGKTYLEPDNCNMWAVFTPEGTVVGTAAICAYNGRIELLKGRYHLPTTAEVGRCYIDAKLRRQGIGSKLVEAMTQFCKDHGYRTMYLHTHHFLPGGFNFWQKQGFAITIDQGGSLEIVHMEKIL, from the coding sequence TTGGATAAGCGGGATTTAGTGATTCGGCCTATTCGGGCCGAAGATATTGGCGCGGTACAGGACTTTTTATTTACCCAGCTGCAGGAGCTGTTCGCCCAGGACGGTCAGGCGGCCATTACGGATGATGTCTGGGGACTTGGTAAAACCTATCTGGAGCCTGACAACTGCAATATGTGGGCAGTTTTTACACCGGAGGGAACTGTCGTTGGCACGGCGGCAATTTGCGCCTACAATGGCAGAATTGAATTGCTGAAGGGCCGCTATCATCTTCCGACAACAGCCGAAGTCGGGCGTTGTTATATTGATGCCAAGCTAAGGCGGCAGGGTATCGGTTCAAAGCTGGTTGAAGCAATGACGCAATTTTGCAAAGACCATGGCTACCGGACCATGTATCTGCATACTCACCACTTTTTGCCGGGCGGCTTTAATTTTTGGCAGAAACAAGGGTTTGCGATCACCATTGACCAGGGCGGCAGTTTGGAAATTGTCCATATGGAAAAAATCCTTTGA
- a CDS encoding ABC transporter ATP-binding protein: MLTVKNIVKSYARPGIGWGRKRQIILQGISFTIRPGECVGLIGESGSGKSTLSRLVLGLEQPDSGEITIENQGVRSWRSSHPGQMSVVFQDYTTSANPRFTVEEIIAEPLVMLNKPARAVVTALLDKVGLPAALLGRYPHELSGGQLQRVCLARAISTRPRFLVLDEALSSLDVSVQAQILELLKGLKAELNLTYLFIAHDLQTITNLCNRVLFLYQGMIVEELASSRLFEAKNDYARQLLASVIPFGGCPAGRSSHSGEMGQ; encoded by the coding sequence ATGCTGACTGTAAAAAACATCGTAAAGAGTTATGCCAGGCCCGGGATCGGCTGGGGACGTAAACGGCAAATAATCCTGCAAGGCATTTCTTTTACAATCAGGCCGGGAGAGTGTGTCGGCCTGATTGGAGAAAGTGGCAGCGGCAAAAGTACATTGAGCCGTTTGGTTCTTGGTCTGGAGCAGCCCGACAGCGGCGAAATCACCATTGAAAACCAAGGCGTTCGCAGTTGGCGCAGCAGCCATCCCGGTCAAATGAGTGTGGTTTTCCAGGATTATACCACTTCAGCCAATCCCCGGTTTACGGTGGAGGAAATCATTGCTGAGCCGCTGGTTATGCTGAATAAGCCTGCGAGGGCCGTAGTTACGGCGCTGCTGGATAAGGTCGGCTTGCCGGCCGCGCTGCTGGGCCGGTATCCTCACGAACTTAGCGGCGGCCAATTGCAGCGGGTCTGCCTGGCCCGCGCCATTTCCACCCGGCCGCGTTTCCTGGTGCTGGATGAGGCCTTAAGCTCTCTGGATGTATCTGTGCAGGCGCAGATACTGGAATTGCTTAAGGGGTTAAAGGCTGAGCTGAATCTTACCTATTTGTTTATTGCCCATGACCTGCAGACAATTACCAATTTATGTAATCGTGTATTGTTTCTTTATCAGGGTATGATTGTCGAAGAACTTGCCAGCTCGCGGTTATTTGAGGCGAAAAATGACTACGCCAGGCAATTGCTGGCTTCAGTAATACCGTTTGGCGGCTGTCCGGCCGGCCGTAGCAGCCATTCCGGTGAAATGGGTCAATAA
- a CDS encoding ABC transporter ATP-binding protein, which translates to MSLLNVRGLTVRDLRNGEVLVNNVDFALQANTCLGIVGESGSGKSVTCKALIGLTNPWLETTGDVRFAGSSLLAAPAEKLRQIRAKRICMILQDAMTAFDPLYTMGDQLIETLRETLSWDRRQAQSAALEALEKMCIRDPAGVMQKYPHQLSGGMLQRCMIALALAVRPDIVIADEPTTALDSINQREVVDEFRRLQAVTGTAIIFVSHDLGVVEKLAQQVLVMQNGERVEYGAAAQVFYNPQHEYTRYLVDTRIALTKPFRDAMIRRCKISC; encoded by the coding sequence ATGAGCTTATTGAATGTGCGAGGGCTGACGGTGCGTGATCTGCGCAACGGTGAGGTGCTGGTGAACAATGTTGATTTCGCTTTGCAGGCCAATACTTGCCTGGGAATTGTCGGTGAAAGCGGCAGCGGGAAGTCGGTTACTTGCAAGGCCTTGATTGGTTTGACCAATCCCTGGCTGGAGACTACGGGAGATGTCCGGTTTGCCGGAAGCAGCCTATTGGCCGCACCGGCTGAGAAACTGCGTCAAATTCGCGCGAAGCGCATCTGTATGATTCTGCAGGATGCCATGACGGCGTTTGACCCGTTATATACAATGGGTGATCAACTGATTGAAACCTTGCGGGAAACACTGTCCTGGGATAGACGGCAGGCTCAGTCTGCTGCGTTAGAAGCGCTGGAGAAAATGTGTATCCGTGACCCTGCCGGTGTAATGCAGAAATATCCTCACCAACTATCCGGCGGGATGCTGCAGCGCTGCATGATTGCCCTGGCGCTGGCAGTTAGACCGGATATTGTCATTGCCGACGAACCGACAACTGCGCTGGATTCTATCAATCAGCGGGAAGTGGTTGATGAGTTCCGGCGATTGCAGGCGGTTACCGGGACGGCAATTATTTTTGTTTCTCATGACCTGGGTGTTGTGGAGAAGCTGGCCCAGCAGGTGCTGGTCATGCAAAATGGCGAGAGGGTGGAATACGGGGCTGCGGCGCAGGTTTTTTACAACCCGCAGCATGAATATACCCGCTACCTGGTTGATACCCGGATTGCACTGACCAAACCTTTCCGGGATGCAATGATCCGGAGGTGCAAAATATCATGCTGA